From the genome of Treponema peruense:
ACCGACTGCAAAAAATGAAATGGTGAGAGAACATTATTCAAACCTTGGTTTTGTAAGACTCGATAATTCTGCAACAGCGAGATTTATTCTTGATGTTGAGAATTATGAAAGCAAAACTTGTTTTATTGTGGAGAAATAGAAATGGCAAAAATTGACTTGTTCAAGGATTTTGAAAAAAATATTTCCTTTGTAATTTTAGAGGAAACTTATAAGACTTTTCAATTGTGTTCTAAGGATTTGAACCCGCTTCATACTGACGAGAAGTTTGCAAAAGAAAAAGGGTTTTCTGGATGTGTAATGTACGGAAATATTCTAAATGCCTTTATTTCTTATGCTATCGGAATGGAATTACCGACCAAAGATGTGATGCTTCAAACTCAAGATATACAATACAAGAAACCTGTTTTCTTGAATGACAAGTTGGTGTTGAATTTACGGACAGAGGAAATCCACGAGGGAGTTCATGTCGTCATATTTGTTTATAAGTTCTTGAATGAACAAAGCAAAGTCGTTGCAAAAGGTCGTGTCCAGATAGGGATTTTTGAATGAATATTTTGATAACAGGCGGGTCGTCCGGACTGGGAAAATCTATTGTTGAAATGGCGGCAAAAGAGAACCACACTGTATATTTTACATACAGGAATCATAAAGAAAATGCTGATTCGATTTGTTCTCAATATTCAAATTCAATCTCATTGAATTGTGATTTTGCAAATTCGAAAAACCTCAAAGAGTTTTTAAATAAAATACCAGATTTTAATCTCGATGTCTTGGTGAACAATGCATATTCTGGAATTACGCTTGGTCAGCATTTTCATAAAACTTCTATAACGGAGTTTCAAGAGGCATTTCAGAACAACATATTGCCTCTTATTTCTATAACTCAAAAATGCCTTGAAACCTTTAGAAAGAAAAAATCAGGAAAAATAATTACTGTCTTAACATCAGCTTTGGTAGGTACGCCGCCAATGGGTTATTCAGTTTATGCTGCAACAAAGGCATATATTGCCCAGCTTGTAAAATCATGGAGTAGGGAATATATAAAACTTGGAATTACGAGCAATGCTGTTGCGCCGGACTTTATGGAAACCGCTTTGACAGAAGAAACAAATGATTTTGTGAAAGATCAGATAAAGGATGGCAACCCCTTAAAAAACATCTTGACAACAGATGAAGTGGCAAAAGTTGTAATGAATTTAATGGATGCTTCGCCGCAACTTAATGGTGTGATTATTCCTGTGAATGCAGGCATAAATATTTTATAAAACTTGGAGGAACTGATTTATGGAAAAGCCAGAAATCTTAAAAGAGATGCAGGACATCTTCATTGATGTTCTTGACAATGATGAAATTGTGCTGACGGAAGACACTTCTGCAGAAGACATAGAGGAGTGGGATTCACTTTCTCATATTCAGCTGGTTGTAGGAATTGAAAAGCATTTTAACATCAAGCTTACCTCCAAAGAAATTATGGAATGCTCAAATGTCGGAGATATGGCTGATTGTATAAAGGGGAAACTTGCATGATTAAAATTCTGGACAAGAAGAACTGCACGGGGTGTTGTGCCTGTGTAGATATTTGTGCAAAGTCTGCAATAACATTGCAAACTGATAATGAAGGTTTTTGGTATCCTTCAATTAATGAGTCTCTGTGCGTAAATTGCGGTCTGTGCAACAAGGTTTGTCCAGTAGAAAACATTCCAAAGGCAAAACAGGAAAATTTTGAAAAGCCTGCTTGCTTTGCGGGTATAAACAAGAATCTCTATGTGCGTTTTGACAGTACTTCTGGCGGATTGTTCTCTGCTTTAGCAGATAGAACTTTCCGTGAAGGAGGTCTCGTTGGTGGAGCAATAACTGATGAAGATTTTAATGCCACTCAGGTTCTTATTGACAAAAAGAGCGACCTCGAAAAACTCCGTAGCTCCAAATATTATCAGAGTAATGCCAGTGGCTTTTATAAGAGCGTAAAAGCTGCCTTGCTCTCCGGGAAAAAAGTCCTTGTTTGTGGTATGCCTTGCCAGATGGCGGCCCTCAGAAATTTTTTGGGAAAAGATTATGAAAATTTAATTATTGTTGATTTGATTTGTCTTTGTATTCCATCCCCGAAGGTCTTTAAGAAATATATTGAAGATGTAGGCGAAAAATATGGTTCGCCTGTTGTGGCAACGAAGGCGAAATGCAAGGAACTTGGATGGCGAAAATTAACTCAACTTTTCATACTTGAAGACGGCAGACATATCTATCAGCCCCATGATGAGAATCCGTTCCAGTTTTTCTATATGAACACAAAAACAAGTTGCCGCCCATCTTGCTATGACTGTAAATTCAAGGGATTTCCCCGTATTGCTGATATTACAATTGGCGATTTCTGGGGTGGTAAGAATAACCATGTATATACAAAAGAATTCAAGAAAGAATTTGACAATGACTTAGGAACTTCCGTTGTTATAGTCAACTCGCAGAAGGGGCTTGATTATTTGAATGCTTGTCGAAGTTCCTTGAAAATTAAGGAAATACCTTTTGAGACAGTATTGCCAGGTAATGTTGCCTTGTTACATTCAATCCCGTCCTCAACAATAAATCGAGAGGAATTTTATGAGAATTTGGACAAACATACCTTCACAGAACTTTTTAATATCTACAATAAGAAAAATTTGTCGGGTAAACAACGGCTAAAGAAAATACTAAAACGATATTATGGTTTATTTAAACATTATAAATTTAATGTGTTTTCGTATTTTAGGTTGATAGTTTTTAACGGTTTTGTAAAGACTTTCTTCTCTGACAAAAATTTGATTATTCCCCTAAAAAAGTCAATTTGTCGCTTCGCAAACAAAAAGAACATCAATCTCAATGGTGGTGATTTAATAATCGGAACGAAAAGGGTGAAAGGATCAAATCTGGAAACAAGGTTTATAGTTGAAGGTTCTGGAAAAGTTGATGTAAAGGGAAAAGTATCTGTTGGCTATGGTGCTGACATAGAAGTATTCGATGGCGGACATCTTGAGATGGGCTACTGCTGGTCTAATATAAACAACGAGATTATTTGTGCGAATAGCATAAAAATTGGTAATTATGTTGGAATGGGACGCAATGTCTGTATTCGGGACAATAATGGTGGGCATTTTATAAACAGACCTTTCTATAAAGATTCAAGGCCTGTCATGATTGAGGACAAGGCTTGGATTTGCTCAAATGTCACCATTATGCCAGGAGTTACTATCGGGGAGGGCGCGATTGTGGGGGAGAATTCTTTTGTTACAGAGAATGTTCCGCCTTATACAATGGTTTCTGGAAATCCTGCAAAAATTGTAGATACGGATGTTCTGTATAAAATGTGAGCGATAATACTATGATCGAAAAAAAGAGAATTGCAATAAATACTCTGATGTTGTACTTTCGCATGGTTCTGATTATGGGAGTTGCCTTGTATACCTCCCGAATCGTGCTAAAAGTATTAGGGGCCGCCGACTATGGACTTTATAATGTCGTTGGCGGTGTTGTTTCAATGTTTTCATTCTTGAATGGTTCTTTGAGTTCTGGAACTTCACGATTCATCACTTATGACATTGGAATAGGCAATGAAGAAAGATTAAGAGAAACCTTTAACGTGGCATTCATGTCTCATTTGATTTTGGCATTTATAATATTGCTATTGACAGAAACCATAGGACTTTGGTTTGTAAACAACAAGCTGGTTTTTGATGAAAGCCGAAGATTTGCGGTGAACATTGTCTATCAATTCTCTGTTCTGACGCTGATGTTACAATTAACGCAAGTGCCTTTCGCTGCGGACATAATAGCGCATGAAAAGATGAATGTTTATGCTTATGTCAGCATTGTGGAAGTTTTATTAAGGTTGGCTATGATATTCTTATTGCAGTTAAACAGCTCTATAGACAACTTGATTTTTTATAGTTCCATTTTATTCTTTGTTCAATTCATAATTTTAGGAATATACAGGCTTTATTGCAGAAAATATTTT
Proteins encoded in this window:
- a CDS encoding MaoC/PaaZ C-terminal domain-containing protein, with the translated sequence MAKIDLFKDFEKNISFVILEETYKTFQLCSKDLNPLHTDEKFAKEKGFSGCVMYGNILNAFISYAIGMELPTKDVMLQTQDIQYKKPVFLNDKLVLNLRTEEIHEGVHVVIFVYKFLNEQSKVVAKGRVQIGIFE
- a CDS encoding SDR family NAD(P)-dependent oxidoreductase, with the protein product MNILITGGSSGLGKSIVEMAAKENHTVYFTYRNHKENADSICSQYSNSISLNCDFANSKNLKEFLNKIPDFNLDVLVNNAYSGITLGQHFHKTSITEFQEAFQNNILPLISITQKCLETFRKKKSGKIITVLTSALVGTPPMGYSVYAATKAYIAQLVKSWSREYIKLGITSNAVAPDFMETALTEETNDFVKDQIKDGNPLKNILTTDEVAKVVMNLMDASPQLNGVIIPVNAGINIL
- a CDS encoding acyl carrier protein, with translation MEKPEILKEMQDIFIDVLDNDEIVLTEDTSAEDIEEWDSLSHIQLVVGIEKHFNIKLTSKEIMECSNVGDMADCIKGKLA
- a CDS encoding Coenzyme F420 hydrogenase/dehydrogenase, beta subunit C-terminal domain, which gives rise to MIKILDKKNCTGCCACVDICAKSAITLQTDNEGFWYPSINESLCVNCGLCNKVCPVENIPKAKQENFEKPACFAGINKNLYVRFDSTSGGLFSALADRTFREGGLVGGAITDEDFNATQVLIDKKSDLEKLRSSKYYQSNASGFYKSVKAALLSGKKVLVCGMPCQMAALRNFLGKDYENLIIVDLICLCIPSPKVFKKYIEDVGEKYGSPVVATKAKCKELGWRKLTQLFILEDGRHIYQPHDENPFQFFYMNTKTSCRPSCYDCKFKGFPRIADITIGDFWGGKNNHVYTKEFKKEFDNDLGTSVVIVNSQKGLDYLNACRSSLKIKEIPFETVLPGNVALLHSIPSSTINREEFYENLDKHTFTELFNIYNKKNLSGKQRLKKILKRYYGLFKHYKFNVFSYFRLIVFNGFVKTFFSDKNLIIPLKKSICRFANKKNINLNGGDLIIGTKRVKGSNLETRFIVEGSGKVDVKGKVSVGYGADIEVFDGGHLEMGYCWSNINNEIICANSIKIGNYVGMGRNVCIRDNNGGHFINRPFYKDSRPVMIEDKAWICSNVTIMPGVTIGEGAIVGENSFVTENVPPYTMVSGNPAKIVDTDVLYKM